One part of the Papilio machaon chromosome 5, ilPapMach1.1, whole genome shotgun sequence genome encodes these proteins:
- the LOC106708763 gene encoding carbonic anhydrase-related protein 10, with protein MPSYLEAVIITTLIQILLSFSAVSGVSWEEWWTYDGISGPAFWGLINPEWSLCNKGRRQSPVNLEPEKLLFDPNLRFLHIDKHRINGLISNTGHSVIFTVENETRHHINITGGPLSYKYQFHEIHIHYGLHDQFGSEHAINGYSFPAEIQIFGFNSQLYSNFSEALHKAQGIVSISLLLQLGDLSNPELRILTEELENIKYGGAEMPVNRLSVRGLLPDTDYYMTYDGSTTAPACFETVTWIIINKPIYITKQQLHGLRRLMQGDARHPKAPLGNNFRPPQPLHHRAVRTNIDFDLSKYPGKTCPSMHRDMHYKAKTWTQY; from the exons ATGCCTAGCTACCTTGAAGCGGTTATTATTACTACCTTAATACAGATTTTACTTTCCTTCTCAG CCGTGAGCGGCGTCAGCTGGGAGGAATGGTGGACCTACGACGGAATTTCAG gGCCAGCTTTCTGGGGTCTGATCAACCCAGAATGGTCCCTGTGCAACAAAGGCCGCCGCCAGTCCCCCGTGAATCTCGAGCCGGAAAAATTACTCTTCGATCCCAACCTTCGCTTTTTGCACATAGATAAACACAGG ATAAACGGGCTTATAAGCAATACGGGCCACTCGGTGATATTCACTGTGGAGAACGAGACGCGGCATCACATAAACATCACGGGCGGTCCGCTCTCCTACAAGTATCAATTTCACGAGATACATATTCATTATGGACTTCACGATCAATTCGGATCCGAGCATGCCATCAATGGATATTCATTTCCAGCCGAG ATACAAATCTTCGGTTTCAACTCGCAGCTTTACTCAAACTTTTCGGAAGCTTTGCATAAAGCTCAAGGAATCGTATCAATATCATTGCTGTTGCAA ttggGAGACCTGTCGAATCCAGAACTTAGAATATTGACGGAAGAGttagaaaatatcaaatatggTG gtGCGGAGATGCCAGTGAACAGGCTATCAGTGCGAGGTCTGCTACCCGATACGGACTACTACATGACCTACGACGGGTCAACGACGGCGCCAGCCTGCTTCGAGACCGTTACCTGGatcattattaataaaccAATATACATCACCAAACAACAG CTACACGGACTACGTCGCCTAATGCAAGGCGACGCTCGTCACCCGAAGGCGCCACTGGGCAACAACTTCCGCCCTCCGCAGCCGCTGCACCATCGAGCGGTTAGGACTAACATCGACTTCGACTTGAGCAAG TATCCTGGAAAAACCTGCCCAAGTATGCATCGGGATATGCATTATAAAG cCAAAACCTGgacacaatattaa